Genomic segment of Nostoc sp. TCL240-02:
CAGAAAAATAAATAAACATGAAAATCCAAAAACTAATTACACAAGCCCTGAGTTTATCTAATAATGCTATCTCTTATCATGTTAGTCAGGAACTAGCAGCTATTTATCCTAAAAAAGCCTTACTGGAAAGTAATGATGATTCCTTCAATTTAGAAAAGTATGCTGAGGCAAATTTATGTAAAATAAAATATGACGATCGTATCCATAACCAGATGCTGACTGGCTGGAATGGTATGGAAAACGATATTTACAAATATACTGAAAATGCTAGGTTTCAAGTTTCATGGCAAGGAAATAAACTTGATACCCTCTTAATGAGTTGGAATGAAGGTTATTGTAAAACTCGCTATTCTTGGATTTTGGCAGATAGCATGGAAGTCGCTGAAAAATTTTTCGCCGCAGTTTGTGATTGGAACTCAGAAATTCGTGATGAACTTTTAGTTTTTGAAGATGGTTATTGGGATAAAAATCCAGACCTATTTCAATCCATTCAAAGCGCAACTTTTGAGAATCTCATTTTGCATAAAAATCTGAAGCAAGATATTCAAGATGACCTAATAAACTTTTTTGCCTCCAGCGAAACTTATGCCAATTATAGCGTTCCTTGGAAACGTGGTATTTTGTTTATTGGCTCACCAGGAAATGGAAAAACGCATACAGTTAAGGCATTAATTAACCAGATGCAGCAGCCTTGCTTATACGTTAAAAGCTTTAAGTCTGAGTATGCTACTGATAGCGACAATATTCGTAAAGTATTCAAACAAGCACGGCAATCTGCCCCTTGTGTTTTGGTATTAGAAGATATTGACTCTCTATTAAATGATGAAAATCGCTCTTTCTTTTTAAATGAGCTTGATGGCTTTGCCTCTAATCAAGGAATTGTTACCATTGCAACCACTAATCATCCAGAACGTTTAGATTCAGCAATTAGTAATCGCCCCAGTCG
This window contains:
- a CDS encoding ATP-binding protein; amino-acid sequence: MKIQKLITQALSLSNNAISYHVSQELAAIYPKKALLESNDDSFNLEKYAEANLCKIKYDDRIHNQMLTGWNGMENDIYKYTENARFQVSWQGNKLDTLLMSWNEGYCKTRYSWILADSMEVAEKFFAAVCDWNSEIRDELLVFEDGYWDKNPDLFQSIQSATFENLILHKNLKQDIQDDLINFFASSETYANYSVPWKRGILFIGSPGNGKTHTVKALINQMQQPCLYVKSFKSEYATDSDNIRKVFKQARQSAPCVLVLEDIDSLLNDENRSFFLNELDGFASNQGIVTIATTNHPERLDSAISNRPSRFDRKYHFDLPAIPEREAYITLWNEKLKSAMGLSEHAVSQIVELTEGFSFAYLKELFLSSMIRWMGTMENGALEKIMISQVAILREQMSSVTVSSKDLES